In Candidatus Zixiibacteriota bacterium, a genomic segment contains:
- a CDS encoding phosphatidate cytidylyltransferase encodes MISINLTQRLIVAAIAIPIILFLIFRGGEGFLYFVLLLSGIGIIEYLRGAEIPVGSPCFFLPFLGVIVSVYLTATGQAAFGLYCLLGIFLVIGIILATGKDPIKTLHYRLTYIVWGSFYIGLLYPYIYLIRGNAAWLEPSHGRWWLFFLMGSLWVGDTAAMFFGKQFGKHQLAPAVSPNKTIEGFVGGYIGVFIVAAIFKIFWLREIEIIHFILLSVLIGTFGQLGDLVESLWKRSINIKDSSAIIPGHGGVLDRFDSLLFAAPVVYLYLKYVMNLYWL; translated from the coding sequence ATGATTTCCATAAATTTGACCCAGCGGTTAATCGTCGCAGCCATAGCGATCCCAATAATTTTATTTCTTATCTTTCGAGGCGGTGAAGGGTTTCTCTATTTTGTTTTGCTATTGTCGGGAATCGGGATAATTGAGTACCTGCGCGGTGCTGAAATCCCGGTCGGTTCGCCCTGTTTTTTTCTTCCCTTTTTGGGTGTTATTGTTTCGGTTTATTTGACCGCCACCGGTCAGGCCGCATTCGGATTGTATTGCCTTTTGGGTATTTTTCTGGTAATTGGAATCATCCTGGCAACCGGAAAAGATCCGATAAAAACTCTGCATTATCGGCTTACTTATATCGTTTGGGGCAGTTTTTATATCGGATTGCTCTATCCATATATTTATTTGATTCGCGGCAACGCCGCCTGGTTAGAACCGTCACACGGGCGCTGGTGGTTGTTTTTTCTGATGGGTTCTTTATGGGTCGGGGATACGGCCGCCATGTTTTTCGGGAAACAATTCGGGAAACATCAACTCGCCCCGGCGGTGTCGCCCAATAAAACAATCGAAGGATTTGTCGGGGGATATATCGGAGTATTCATAGTTGCCGCTATTTTTAAGATTTTCTGGCTCAGAGAAATCGAGATTATTCATTTTATATTGCTGTCAGTGTTGATCGGAACGTTTGGCCAGTTGGGCGATTTGGTTGAATCTCTCTGGAAACGCTCCATAAATATTAAAGACTCTTCGGCGATAATACCCGGTCATGGCGGTGTTCTGGACCGTTTTGATTCACTGCTGTTTGCCGCTCCGGTGGTTTATTTATATCTTAAATATGTCATGAATCTATACTGGTTGTGA
- a CDS encoding isoprenyl transferase gives MPEDIKHLIEEIQSSGKCPGHVAIIMDGNGRWANQRGLKRTEGHVAGVKAVRKVVEIASEIGIDFLTLYTFSVENWNRPKDEVASLMQLLSRTTLQELDDLMKNNVRLMATGRIDELPVAKRKVLKSAFRKTSKNTGLTLNLALNYGGRTEIIDAIRALTEDIKSGKVVSDDIDEKLFASYLYTADLPDPDLLIRTSGEMRLSNFLIWQTSYTEIYITDTLWPDFNKIDFLTAVKEYIKRDRRFGRVNSK, from the coding sequence GAAATCCAGTCAAGCGGGAAATGTCCCGGTCATGTAGCCATTATTATGGACGGTAATGGGCGCTGGGCTAATCAACGGGGATTGAAACGCACCGAAGGCCACGTGGCTGGAGTAAAGGCGGTTCGGAAGGTAGTCGAAATCGCCTCGGAAATAGGTATTGACTTTTTGACGCTGTATACATTTTCGGTAGAAAATTGGAATCGGCCCAAAGACGAAGTCGCTTCGCTGATGCAGTTATTATCCCGGACGACCCTGCAGGAGCTTGATGATTTAATGAAAAACAATGTCCGATTGATGGCAACCGGACGCATAGATGAATTACCTGTGGCAAAGAGGAAGGTCCTCAAATCAGCATTTCGCAAAACGTCAAAAAATACGGGATTGACTCTCAATCTGGCTCTTAACTACGGCGGCCGCACCGAAATTATTGATGCCATCAGGGCTCTGACCGAAGATATCAAATCCGGAAAAGTAGTCTCCGATGATATCGATGAAAAATTGTTCGCCTCGTATCTTTACACCGCCGATTTGCCCGATCCTGATTTGCTAATCAGGACTTCGGGAGAAATGAGACTATCCAATTTCCTCATCTGGCAGACGTCATATACGGAGATATATATTACCGACACACTCTGGCCCGATTTTAACAAGATCGATTTCCTGACCGCAGTCAAGGAATATATTAAGAGGGACCGGCGTTTCGGTCGGGTTAATTCTAAATGA